Proteins found in one Zea mays cultivar B73 chromosome 1, Zm-B73-REFERENCE-NAM-5.0, whole genome shotgun sequence genomic segment:
- the LOC103635822 gene encoding 5-pentadecatrienyl resorcinol O-methyltransferase-like, which produces MALMQESSSQDLLQAHDELLHHSLCFAKSLALAVALDLRIPDAIHHHGAGGATLLQILAETALHPSKLRALRRLMRVLTVTGIFSVVEQPPAGGGDDSTVHTSDDEAVVVYRLTAASRFLVSDDVSTATLAPFVSLALQPIAACPHALGISAWFRQEQHEPSPYGLAFRQTPTIWEHADDVNALLNKGMAADSRFLMPIVLRECGETFRGIDSLVDVGGGHGGAAATIAAAFPHLKCSVLDLPHVVAGAPSDGNVQFVAGNMFESIPPATAVFLKKTLHDWGDDECVKILKNCKQAISPRDAGGKVIILDVVVGYKQSNIKHQETQVMFDLYMMAVNGVERDEQEWKKIFTEAGFKDYKILPVIGDVSVIIEVYP; this is translated from the exons ATGGCCCTCATGCAGGAGAGTAGTAGCCAGGATTTGCTCCAAGCTCACGACGAGCTCTTGCACCATTCCCTGTGCTTCGCCAAATCGCTCGCGCTCGCCGTGGCGCTAGACCTCCGCATCCCCGACGCGATCCACCACCACGGGGCCGGCGGCGCCACCCTTCTCCAGATCCTCGCCGAGACTGCGCTCCACCCAAGCAAGCTTCGCGCCCTTCGCCGCCTCATGCGCGTGCTCACCGTCACGGGCATCTTCAGCGTCGTCGAGCAACCACCAGCAGGTGGTGGTGATGATTCAACCGTCCACACGTCGGACGACGAAGCTGTCGTCGTCTACAGGTTGACGGCAGCCTCCCGCTTCCTCGTCAGCGACGACGTGAGCACGGCGACCTTGGCTCCCTTTGTGAGTCTGGCGCTCCAGCCTATCGCTGCCTGTCCGCACGCCCTGGGTATCTCCGCGTGGTTCCGGCAGGAGCAGCACGAGCCGTCCCCGTATGGCCTGGCGTTCCGCCAGACCCCAACGATCTGGGAACATGCTGACGACGTAAACGCCTTGCTGAACAAAGGCATGGCCGCGGACAGCCGCTTCCTCATGCCAATTGTGCTGAGGGAGTGCGGCGAGACGTTTCGTGGGATCGACTCGTTGGTTGACGTCGGTGGTGGCCATGGTGGCGCCGCCGCCACCATCGCCGCCGCCTTCCCCCACCTCAAGTGCAGCGTGCTTGACCTCCCGCACGTTGTCGCCGGTGCTCCGTCTGATGGCAACGTGCAGTTCGTCGCAGGCAATATGTTTGAGAGTATTCCACCTGCAACCGCTGTTTTCCTCAAG AAAACTCTACATGACTGGGGTGACGATGAGTGTGTCAAGATATTGAAGAATTGCAAGCAAGCCATATCTCCACGGgatgcaggtgggaaggtaataATCTTGGATGTGGTAGTTGGATATAAACAGTCAAACATAAAGCATCAAGAGACACAAGTTATGTTTGATTTGTATATGATGGCGGTTAACGGAGTTGAGCGTGACGAGCAAGAGTGGAAGAAGATCTTCACTGAAGCTGGATTCAAAGACTACAAAATTCTACCCGTCATTGGTGATGTATCGGTCATCATCGAGGTCTATCCTTGA